A genomic stretch from Flavobacterium humidisoli includes:
- a CDS encoding 5-(carboxyamino)imidazole ribonucleotide synthase, which yields MNYFSSDFKLGILGGGQLGKMLLFDTRKFDIQTYVLDPSDEAPSKIACNKFFQGDLMDYETVYNFGKKVDVLTFEIELVNLEALTQLENEGLKIYPSPKTLKGIQNKGVQKDFYAKNNIPTAPFERFENLDQLKSKINDLQLPFVWKCTEFGYDGNGVKIVRQASDLDTLPNVECIAETMVPFKNELAVIVVRNISGEMKTYPVVEMEFHPEANQVEYVICPARIDDKVAEKARAVALKVSENFNHVGLLAVEMFQTQDDEILVNEVAPRPHNSGHYSIEASYTSQFENHLRAILDLPLGNTDSKVAGVMVNLVGAEGFSGDVVYENIETILGWNGVTPHIYGKKQTRPFRKMGHVTIVNENMQEARRIAEEVKNTIRVISQ from the coding sequence ATGAATTATTTTTCTTCTGATTTTAAATTGGGAATATTAGGTGGCGGACAATTGGGTAAAATGCTTTTGTTCGATACCCGAAAATTTGATATACAAACTTACGTTCTAGATCCGAGTGACGAAGCGCCTAGTAAAATCGCTTGCAACAAATTCTTTCAAGGCGATCTAATGGATTATGAAACCGTTTACAACTTCGGGAAAAAAGTTGATGTTTTGACTTTCGAAATCGAATTGGTCAATCTTGAAGCTTTAACGCAATTAGAAAACGAAGGATTAAAAATATATCCATCTCCAAAAACTTTAAAAGGAATTCAGAATAAAGGTGTTCAAAAAGATTTTTACGCTAAAAATAATATCCCAACTGCACCATTTGAAAGATTCGAAAATTTAGATCAACTAAAATCTAAAATCAACGATTTACAATTACCATTTGTATGGAAATGCACTGAATTTGGTTATGACGGAAATGGCGTGAAAATAGTTCGCCAAGCTTCAGATTTAGATACGCTTCCAAATGTAGAATGCATTGCAGAAACTATGGTTCCGTTCAAAAATGAATTGGCAGTGATCGTAGTAAGAAATATATCAGGAGAAATGAAAACTTACCCTGTTGTAGAAATGGAATTTCACCCAGAAGCAAACCAGGTTGAATACGTAATCTGCCCAGCAAGAATCGATGATAAAGTAGCTGAAAAAGCAAGAGCAGTTGCCTTAAAGGTTTCAGAAAATTTTAATCATGTTGGCCTTTTAGCAGTTGAAATGTTCCAAACTCAGGACGATGAAATTTTGGTAAACGAAGTTGCTCCTCGCCCACACAATTCTGGACATTATTCTATTGAAGCGAGTTATACTTCACAATTCGAAAATCATTTACGCGCTATTTTAGATCTTCCTTTAGGAAATACTGACAGTAAAGTTGCCGGAGTTATGGTAAATTTAGTAGGTGCCGAAGGATTTTCTGGAGATGTAGTTTATGAAAATATCGAAACCATTTTAGGATGGAACGGTGTTACTCCTCATATTTACGGTAAAAAACAAACGCGTCCTTTCAGAAAAATGGGCCACGTTACGATTGTAAATGAAAATATGCAAGAAGCCAGACGAATTGCTGAGGAAGTTAAGAATACTATTAGAGTAATTTCTCAATAG
- a CDS encoding TonB-dependent receptor → MFLKKYYFLIIVFSILQNLIAQEKEVQNIDSVKTQKLNEVLISPLHINRDLQNSPASIGILSEKELLRNNTTDISNVINTIPGVFMQSSNITTTRISIRGIGARTPYGTNKIRAFYGSISLTSGNSETVIDDIDLQNINQLEVIKGPLSSIYGAGLGGAILISPQTLKKGEYQAEMSSVFGSFGLLKNRVSFDLNEKSSSLSLNYHNLKTDGWRENSAYNREGITLSGELFRKKNSKLTYFSNYTYLKAYIPSSINKTAFDNNPQSGAPTWVASKGFKEYKSTLGGLAYDFKINDHLNNSTSVFINYKDSNEPRPFDILRQYTFASGLRTQFSGDFTIGKINNQFIGGIEYFRDNYSGNTFENLYQQNNGNGSLQGDQLTAIDQKRDFYNIFSQIRTLLSDRFEIQAGLNYNKTKFELLNDFPASANNPKEKYSYDGIFSPQLSFLYKPNEVRTFYFSVSRGFSLPATEETLTSTGNINPDIKPETGYNFELGGKLHFFNKKLYTQIAIYRMEIKDLLVAKRIGDDQYEGVNAGKTFHEGIEISLNHNWPINQTFNLNSYVGTSIGNYEFKEFVDNGNDYSGNKLTGVPANTASAGFILNTNSGFYLSADFQFTDKIPMNDSNANFSDSYSLLNLKTGYQFEILSGLKAHFDAGVNNITNEKYASMILTNATAVGNAQPRFYYPGLPINYYGIISLNYLF, encoded by the coding sequence ATGTTTTTAAAAAAATACTATTTTCTAATTATTGTTTTTTCGATTTTACAAAATCTCATTGCACAAGAAAAAGAAGTCCAAAATATTGATTCTGTCAAAACTCAAAAACTGAACGAAGTTTTAATAAGTCCGCTTCATATCAATCGTGATTTACAGAATAGTCCCGCATCGATTGGCATTTTATCCGAAAAAGAATTACTTCGAAATAACACTACAGACATTAGCAATGTCATTAATACAATTCCTGGCGTTTTTATGCAATCGTCAAATATCACGACAACCCGAATTTCGATTCGCGGAATCGGTGCGAGAACTCCTTACGGGACGAATAAAATCAGAGCTTTTTACGGAAGCATTTCGCTGACATCTGGAAACAGCGAAACGGTAATTGACGATATTGATCTTCAAAACATCAATCAACTTGAAGTTATAAAAGGACCGCTTTCGAGTATTTATGGAGCGGGTTTGGGTGGCGCGATTTTAATTTCTCCTCAAACATTAAAAAAAGGCGAATATCAAGCCGAAATGAGTTCTGTTTTTGGTTCTTTTGGATTACTGAAAAACAGAGTCAGTTTTGATTTGAATGAAAAAAGCTCTTCTTTAAGTCTGAATTATCACAATTTAAAAACAGATGGCTGGCGCGAAAACAGCGCTTATAATCGCGAAGGAATTACACTTTCTGGAGAATTATTCCGAAAGAAAAACAGCAAACTGACTTACTTTTCGAATTATACTTATTTGAAAGCTTATATTCCAAGTTCCATAAACAAAACGGCTTTCGACAATAATCCGCAATCAGGCGCACCCACGTGGGTCGCTTCAAAAGGTTTTAAAGAATATAAATCGACTCTTGGCGGATTGGCTTATGATTTCAAAATAAACGACCACCTCAACAATTCGACTTCTGTTTTTATTAATTATAAAGACAGCAACGAACCACGTCCTTTTGATATTTTACGCCAATATACTTTTGCATCAGGCTTGAGAACTCAATTTTCAGGAGATTTTACAATCGGAAAAATCAACAATCAATTTATCGGCGGAATTGAATATTTCAGAGATAATTATAGCGGAAATACTTTCGAAAATCTCTATCAGCAAAATAATGGAAATGGAAGTTTGCAAGGCGATCAACTTACAGCAATTGATCAAAAAAGAGATTTTTACAATATCTTTTCTCAAATTCGAACTTTACTTTCTGATCGATTTGAAATTCAAGCAGGATTAAATTACAACAAAACCAAATTTGAACTTCTGAATGATTTTCCCGCTTCCGCGAATAATCCGAAGGAAAAATATAGTTATGACGGGATTTTTTCGCCACAACTTTCTTTTTTGTACAAACCGAATGAAGTTCGAACTTTTTACTTTTCTGTAAGCCGAGGATTTTCTCTTCCTGCAACCGAAGAAACTTTAACCTCAACAGGAAACATTAATCCAGACATTAAACCCGAAACAGGTTATAATTTTGAATTGGGCGGAAAATTGCATTTCTTCAACAAAAAACTTTATACACAAATTGCCATTTACCGAATGGAAATTAAAGATTTATTGGTTGCGAAAAGAATTGGTGACGATCAATACGAAGGCGTAAATGCTGGAAAAACTTTTCATGAAGGAATCGAAATTTCATTAAACCACAATTGGCCAATCAATCAAACTTTTAATTTAAATTCTTATGTTGGAACTTCAATCGGAAATTATGAATTCAAAGAATTTGTCGACAACGGAAATGATTATTCTGGAAACAAATTAACTGGAGTTCCCGCAAATACAGCAAGCGCTGGTTTTATTCTAAACACAAATTCAGGGTTTTATCTTTCAGCCGATTTTCAGTTCACAGATAAAATCCCAATGAATGATTCAAATGCCAATTTTTCAGATTCTTATTCTCTTTTGAATTTAAAAACTGGTTATCAATTCGAAATTCTATCGGGTTTAAAAGCACATTTTGATGCTGGCGTAAATAACATAACAAATGAAAAGTACGCTTCGATGATTCTTACCAACGCAACTGCAGTAGGAAATGCACAGCCAAGATTTTATTACCCAGGCTTACCAATAAATTATTACGGAATTATCTCATTAAATTACTTATTTTAG
- the purE gene encoding 5-(carboxyamino)imidazole ribonucleotide mutase produces the protein MSKVAIIMGSISDMPVMQDAIDILKQFNVEVEVDIVSAHRTPEKLFDFSKNAHTRGISVIIAGAGGAAHLPGMVASMSPLPVIGVPVKSSNSIDGWDSVLSILQMPGGVPVATVALNGAKNAGILAAQIIGSHDKKVLDTIISYKEELKAAVNKAAEGLNK, from the coding sequence ATGAGCAAAGTAGCCATTATAATGGGAAGCATCTCAGACATGCCAGTTATGCAAGATGCAATCGACATATTAAAACAATTTAATGTAGAAGTTGAAGTTGATATCGTTTCGGCACACAGAACGCCGGAGAAGTTATTCGATTTCAGCAAAAATGCACATACCCGTGGAATTTCGGTAATTATTGCCGGAGCTGGAGGAGCTGCTCATTTACCAGGAATGGTAGCTTCAATGTCTCCACTTCCTGTAATTGGAGTTCCTGTAAAATCAAGCAATTCAATTGATGGATGGGATTCCGTTCTATCTATTCTTCAAATGCCAGGCGGAGTTCCTGTTGCAACTGTTGCATTAAACGGAGCAAAAAATGCTGGAATCTTAGCAGCACAAATCATCGGAAGCCATGATAAAAAAGTTTTAGATACTATTATTTCTTATAAAGAAGAATTGAAAGCGGCAGTTAATAAAGCTGCTGAAGGTCTTAATAAATAA